Proteins from one Cucurbita pepo subsp. pepo cultivar mu-cu-16 unplaced genomic scaffold, ASM280686v2 Cp4.1_scaffold000456, whole genome shotgun sequence genomic window:
- the LOC111785341 gene encoding histone-lysine N-methyltransferase ATXR6-like: MMQKRRTLALKPSSRHDFASDHEEYDDVSCQKCGSGDSPAELLLCDKCDRGYHLFCLSPILVSVPKGSWFCPTCSNHKKLQSFPLVQTKIVDFFRIQRPVDSQTDLNQENRKKRRRTGSLVLSKKRRKLLPFKPTADTARRLEQMASLATALTATGTDFSNELTYMRGMAPRSANCASLEHGGMQVLPKEDVETLNLCKSMMERGEWPPLMVVFDPREGFTVEADRFIKDWTIITEYTGDVDYLRNREHDDGDSMMTLLSATNRSKSLVICPDKRSNIARFINGINNHTPDGRKKQNLKCVRFNVNGECRVLLIANRDISKGERLYYDYNGYEHEYPTEHFV; the protein is encoded by the exons ATGATGCAGAAACGAAGAACTCTCGCTCTGAAACCCTCAAGCCGCCATGATTTTGCATCAGATCACGAGGAATACGACGACGTTTCCTGTCAGAAATGCGGCTCCGGCGACTCTCCGGCTGAGCTTCTTCTCTGCGACAAATGTGATAGAGGGTATCATCTCTTTTGTCTTTCGCCCATCCTCGTTTCCGTCCCCAAGGGATCGTGGTTCTGCCCGACTTGCTCCAACCACAAGAAGCTCCAAT CCTTCCCTCTTGTTCAAACTAAAATTGTTGATTTTTTCCGCATCCAACGACCCGTTGACTCTCAAACGGACTTAAACCAAG AGAACCGAAAGAAACGAAGACGAACTGGTAGCTTAGTACTTagtaaaaagagaagaaagctCTTGCCATTTAAGCCGACTGCAGATACCGCGAGACGCTTGGAACAAATGGCATCACTGGCAACAGCATTGACGGCTACAGGCACAGATTTCAGTAACGAGCTTACATATATGCGTGGCATGGCACCAAGGTCTGCAAACTGCGCATCTCTTGAGCACGGAGGAATGCAG GTTCTTCCAAAAGAGGACGTTGAAACCTTAAACTTGTGCAAAAGTATGATGGAAAGAGGAGAATGGCCTCCTCTTATGGTTGTTTTTGATCCTCGAGAAGG GTTTACTGTGGAGGCTGATAGGTTTATAAAGGACTGGACCATAATTACAGAATATACTGGTGATGTTGATTACTTGAGGAATCGAGAACATGATGATGGGGATAGTATGATGACATTACTGTCTGCGACTAACCGATCTAAAAGCCTCGTCATTTGTCCCGACAAACGTAGTAACATTGCCCGTTTTATTAATGGAATCAACAACCACACACC GGATGGTAGGAAAAAGCAAAACCTTAAGTGTGTCAGGTTCAATGTAAATGGTGAATGTAGAGTTCTACTGATTGCAAACAGAGATATATCTAAGGGTGAGAGATTGTATTATGACTACAATGGATATGAGCATGAATACCCCACTGAGCACTTCGTGTAA